The Oryza brachyantha chromosome 6, ObraRS2, whole genome shotgun sequence region AGCAGTCAACACTGTCTCTGAGCTTTGAACATTCCTAAGTCCACCAAACTTTGCCAAAAAGCAATTATGTGGTGAGTGAATGCCaacaaaaaagagagggagggaggtatCAAAGCTTAAATGCAACAGTATATAATGTCATTGTCACAGTGAGAATAAGCATACCACATCAGGCTCCAGATATGTCTGTGTTCTGAAAGGCATCGCATTAATACCTGCAAGTTCGATGTAATATCCATGAGCTTTGGGAAAAGGTTTAAGGTTGGAGCTAATTAGATCAACACACTTGTTATCTTTATTTCTCACAAGTCAAAAGTTGTGAACTTTATTAGGGTAGCTTAAGGCTTCCGGTGAATATGACattaacaaaaaggaaaataataaaagccAATGcgtgttcttttctttctacTTTGCACTCGAGATTGGAGCTTCTTTCTTGGAAACTCTTTGCTTAATTTCTACACAACAAACTGAATCAggtaaaaaacaaactaattgaCTCACAAAATGGAATCGAATAGTCCACAAAGTAGCGAAGCTTACGTAGATATGCATCATAAAATTCCCAATAACTGGAACCAGATGAGATAAATTgaaattaaaaacataaagcAGGCCATCACTCCAAGTAAATTCTCTTTCTCCTTTACAGCAAACCCAAGGGGGTGATTGTAAActgcatatttacaaacgaaaaataatttaagaataaaactGTAACATATGTATTCATATCGATCCGAAAaccaaggctggaaaataaattttggtgaaaaaaaactcaaaatcaatttcaaatttaaggctaaaaatttaaatatttcttataaatataagcagaagtacGAAAATAGAGGTAAAAAATGCGAAACTATTCCGCCAATACAGGGTGTACTTAGCAACTCCCATATGCTCCACCACTCGAAGTAATTCTTCTGCTtatagcaaacaaaaaaagagaaactttACTGCCAATTCAGGGTGCACATAGCAATTTCCATATGCTCATCCTGTAACAGCACTAGTATGTTAATGAGTATGACCAAAGACTGGTCAACGGGGGACAAGCACCCAGGGAAAAAAGAATACAAGAGaaatacaatgaaaaataatttaactttGCATGGTTTCTGTTTGGTCAAAGTTTCCCTCCCTCCTACCAACATCTCCAGCATATCATATCTCCCCAAACCCAACCgaattcagagttcagaccTCCATGGCCACCGGCCTTAAATTCCCCATTCCCCATCACCACATCTCTGATCTCTCTCCATGAATCCAACCCCTAGCTAGATCAAATGATCAATGCTCTTCCTGAAACTATCTCCCCCATTTCTGCTTCTGAATCTGTGCCCATTCTTGCCAGCAAGCAAAAGCAGGGAAAGAACTGATTGCCATTCTCTTCTGCTTCTGCACTCAGTTCATGAAAATCTTGCAGCTTTGGCTAGGAGAAGCTGGCTACGTAGAAAGTGGATAGAAAGAAGTGATCTTGCATAGATTTAAGGTAGTTAGATATATAGCTCGTCGTGCTAGGTCAGTACAGAATTTCAGAGCTGCTGCTGTGTCATTTCTTGGTCACCTCTGCAATTTCCCTTCTGTTCATCACTTTCTCTGAACTTGGCATGATCCTTCCATTGATCCTACCGTCTAGCTTTGCCCTTCAAATCTGCCATTGCGACATCGACCCTgctgtctgaactctgaactctGAAACTGCAAGCTGATTGATTGATCCAAGCTAGCTAGAACAACCAGCCAGGTGCTTAGCTTTGGCGTGCCGTGTCCAAGAATTGACCATGCAGGAcggagccggaggaggaggaggaggagacatCCATCAGCTGCTGAGcgtcctcgccgacggcgaggagcaggCAAGGCAGCTCGGCGAGgccgcggccgacggcggccgcggggaGGAGTACTACAGAGGCGCCGCGCGGCAGCTGCAGCGCACGTTCGCCAGGGCGACGGCCATGGCGAGGGCCATCGaggctgccggcgccggcgccggcgcgtcgGGGTCGCGCGGCACCACCACCGGCACCGGCGACCGCTCCGACTCGCCGCGGTCGGCGGACGAGAGCTCGGGCAGGACGGCAATGGACGTCGCGCCGCAGGGACGCTGTCAGGAcatgatcaagagaaggtgcGTGTGTTCGACTCGCTTcaaaatctctctctctcacgcaCACGCTTGCCGTTTTGGCTGACATCACACATCACTTTTTATTGAAAAGAAATGGCACTTAAATAAGCAGTATTTAACTGAAGTGAAAGCTACTACTCTTAGTcccaaaattataaataatttgtaggTTAAAAAAATCGAGCCGTTACTTGGTTAGTTAACGTAACCATGGTGCATACAGTGCACCCGGATGTTTGATTATATATCCGATGAATGTAGAGGTTGGATCTTATcctatttaaaagttaaataaatgTTTCTAGATTATCTTGGTTTATAGAAGTTACTGTGCATGTTTTAGTACGAAGGTTGTGTTGGATAAAGTAAATTGTCTTATTTTGGTAGGGATAAGTTGGTACCAACCTTTCTAGGGCTCCGTTCTTTTGTattcccttcatatttttatgtatatatgacaccgttaatttttagaattacgtttgatcattcgtcttattcaaaatttatatctaaatatacaaaattatgatacataattaaagtttttataataataaatcatattataacaaaataattaataattatataatttttttgaataagacaaatggtcaaacatagacctaaaagtcaacggcgtcatataaaaaaatatggagggagtaatagttAGTgaaaaattcatttatttttcatacgCACGTCTTACAAActattaaatgatttttttttaaaaaaatctctatgaaaaaattattttaaaaatcatatcaatttattttcaagctttaaaatacttaatttatcataCAGTGATAGCTCACCTTATTTTACACATCTTGTTATTGTCCTTCATCTCCAACACAGTCTAAGTCCCACTTTATGGTATGATTGAGCTCTTTCATGTCGTAtacttgcaagttgcaagtCTAAAATCCATGTCGTTGTTATTCTTTTTAGTGAATGGACGGAAAATCTAACTAGCacattataaatgaaaaaaaaagtcaactcTATGCTTAATGTTATTCTGGCTCTGCTACACCTTGCATCAGACAAATAATGTTTGAATTTATGGGTATTTGGTTTGGCTGCAGTTCTAATTCCCCAGACAAAAAACTTtggaaaaaatacactgtGATGCCAAAGAggctatttaatttattacgaTAGAtcagcataaatataaaaaagttgcatAATTTATGCTTTCAAACTAATCATATGCAaccgtaaattttttttatcaaaacaCAGCACCgccaaaatatatttcaaaaggACCTAACCCCAAGGACGGGCAATGTGGAAATCTATGTCATAGTTCCTGGGTCAAAAGCATGGGAACAATCATGATCATAAGCATGAAGAAGTATTAATGACTTATTAGCATTTGCCGTGGTCAACCCATGAGAAAAATATACGacctcatcttttctctttgatCTGTATATAAaccaacatttaaatttttaacttaaaatgtagaattgattttgagacttttcatcgtagtttattttttcaccaaTATTTTTAGGTCGCTAcgaacatatttttctttataaatatatcattctattttatttttgtaaaagctaaacaataaCCACCATAAATTTCATGGCTGTAAATCAAGCAGGAAGGGCCTTCCACGATGGACCGAAAAATTCAGGCTGCCAGATGCAAGTTTGGAGGCTACCCCAGATGATGGATTCAGCTGGAGGAAGTATGGTCAGAAGGACATCCTCGGTGCCAAGTTCCCAAGGTTAGCCCAACTTCGAGTGGCCTATTCAATTTCGAGGAATTtcagacaaatttttaaggaACAAAACTGTTTCTTGCAAAAAtcttgtaaaatttatttgttctgAAGGAGCCCTAATCATTTTCTTTGGCCACAAAGAACATTTCGGCCCACTTTGACTCAAAGGAAATtcacaaattttattcttatagaaatttttcctaccaagccctttgaatcaaaggaatgaaccatatgaaatcttataaaattcctatggaatgtctctttctatataagttttggagaaaatttaacaagaggtagaaccccatgaaaaaaatcctttgagtctgtatctcttctcaaatttctatgttttttctatggtacaatcaaacggtcattcctatcctatgtttttcaggtgttttgtaatcctctgttttacacttgtattcatttCAGAAtcctgtgttttttctatttctctgttttttcagTCATATGATTTAAATGTGCCCTTCATTTTATGCACGTTCTAATCTAAACATCGGAAACTTTAAACATCGGTATCTTTctaaatatgattttgttaGGATTaccaatgttaaaaaaaatagtgttcAAAGATGTATTTCGAAAGTGGAACGTCCCAGATGCCGATGCTCCCAGTCACTGACACGTGGATGTTACCGCCGCCGTCCGATGGTTGCAGGGGGTACTACCGGTGCACGTATCGCAACGCGCAGGGCTGCCCGGCGACGAAGCAGGTGCAGCGCTCCGacgccgacctcgccgtctTCGACGTCACCTACCAGGGCGCCCACACCTGCCACCAGAGGCAGCGCCaagacgccgccgcggcgcctcctccggccgccggcgggaaccaccagccgccgccgccgccgccgcaggcagCCGAGCCGAGCGTGGAGCTGCTCATGAGCTTCAAGATCGACGACCTGAAGGTGGAGACCGACGGGCTGCAGGttcctccgccggcggcgacgatggacTTACACGACGGTCACCACCGCTTCTGCTTCCCCTCCGTGCCGTTCCACCACGCCGGCGTGGGGCAGCCGGACGCCGTCGACGtgctaggaggaggaggaggaggagagggctTCTCCTCGCCGTTCGTCTCGCCGGCCGGGTCGGCGGCCGGCTCGAGCTACTTCTCCGTCGAGCACTGCTACGAGccgcggggaggcggaggcggccagTTCGTCATGGGCCACGGGGACTCGTCGGAGCTCCACGAGgtcgtctccgccgccaccgccgcgtcctcctccgcggTGGTCGACCacgcctccctctccgccgccgccgacttcGACTACCCTCCCTACGTGCACCACGGCGAGCTCGCCGACCCGCACCTGCCGTTCCCGCCATTGTTTGGCGGCCCCGCTTCCATGTACGGCCAGTACAGAGACGCGTGATAGATGAGGCGTGCCACGTGTCACCTGACGTGGCAATAATTTTCGTTTCGTTCttttttaagagttttttttttcatcttgatGACAGGATAGGCAGCACTACGGCAGTACTCGCtccgggttttttttttatcattggcttttgatttacgtttaattatgtcttatttaattttttttgtctaaatatataaaattataaatcatatttaaaggTATTTTAGTAacaaaccaaatcataataaaaatagttaataattatataaattttttaaataagacgaatattaaaaagtcaacagcatcaaaaaaaaaaaacgaatgaaATAATCAGTTACTtcgttcttgttttttttagcaaCTGAAACACTAGGATTATTCTAGCTAAGCTTTAATCCATAATCTCTTCATATTTCGGGAAATCTTATAATTTATCTGAGTTTTGTGAAGAGCTATTGGAGATTCGATGTGAATTTTGCTGATACAGTCAGTGTCTGACTAGGCTGGTGTTGGTGATGACAtggagttaattaattagcgtTACAGCAGTTTGCATTCCTTTTTGGACAAACCCTTATTTGGTTCAGCGATAGTTGATCTTTAGTAGTAGTATTCACTTGATCACAGTAACCTGATAGTCTGACAATACATTCCCAATAGATTAACTGCAGCAAGCAAGTTGGTGATCACTTTCACAGgtaagggtgtaagtgggcaAGCCCGTAAACCCGTTTATAGGTCAATTAAACGAGTAACCCGACAGACAACCCGCTTAATTGGCCTATAAACGGGTTGATGGGCTAGTCCACTTATACCCCTATTCACAGGTACACTGTCAGTCTAATAGATTACCCTGATTATCAGTTGCATCCTGCATGCTTCCCAGAGTGGGTGAAAACATCTCAATCTGGGTGACACTTGTCCTTGACAGTTGCACTGAACATTGCATTCTGAGGTctcgtttagttttcaaattttttctaaaaacatcacatcgaatttttagacacctaaataaagtattgaatatagatgaaccaaaaaactaattacacagttacggaaaaaatcttaagacgaatcttttgagcctaattagtccataattagccataggtgctatagtaaccaacatatgctaatgacggattaattaggctcaaaagattcgtctcgtggttttcaggttagccgtgaaattcgttttttcattcgtgtccgaaaacctctttcgacatccggtcaaatatttgacgtgaaacttctcttaaaaaaaatttcaatctaaacaccccttgAGTCTCTGACAGTTCAAAACTGCCATCAGTGCATAGTAGAATTATTCTGGGGCCTGTTTGGACGACTCCCACAACTTGTCTAAAATTGACTAAATtagatgattgtttggtttatagCCATACTTGTGGTAAGATTCTTTGTCCATTATATATGTCCTGCATGCTGTTGAGATTAAGAAAAATGTGGCAAGAGTGTTTCATGCTAGCTAAAGAGTGcctttaatttttgttagccacaacttaattaaattagctaaaaaaattaaaacaaacttTGCTAAAGTGAAATACTCAATCAAAACAGGTCCTCAGTACTTTCCAGTTGTTGATGCATGCAACATCGTATCCGTACCTCCAATACATGCTCTTATCTATATTCGTATGGATaccaataaatttagacatatatatataatattaattaacagataaatttaatcataactaaaatatcttatattatgaaacagagagagtgTGAACAACACACAGTGGATCAAGAAAAGGTTTGGCAGAAGCAGGTACCTGATAACCAGATCAATTAGTGGACAATCATCTTCCCTCTACCAAACGGCACTACGTTTGAGTACTAAGCTAGTGGACAAGATGAGCCTGAATTCGGCATCCTGCTTCCACAAAAAGATTGATATTCAGTACTTAATGCTCACCACAAGTTGCATATCTATCCTAAATTATTTAAGATAATAGAAGTTTTATTAAGCTCAATCAATTACATCAACAAAAGCACTTGGAACATTTTCGACCTACAGATAATTTCTAAGGTACACATAGCTAAAACGTAATcgtatttaaaagtttatatattgttCTTATAATTATTCATTAATTTGGTTATGCACCTAGGTTATAAGGCCCTTCACAATGTGCTAGTGTAGCCAAGAAATTTGTGGGCCCAACGGCAAAAATCACACACCGATCCCTTGTCTGCTATGCGAAAAAAATTAGCACTAAAGCTATCTATAGATATGGGATCTATACCTATACCTGAATAAAATATCATTGCCCTTCTTTCATCTGTTTCTTTCGTGcgagaaaaaaatagcacTACATCTATACATTACGGTAAATAGCCCaacttctatattttttagcatcGTATTGAATTATAGAAGTTGCATGATCACTCCAGACAGCGTGGCATTCATGCATATTCATTCTCTCCTGTTTTGGAGGGCGTTACCCCAAGCACGCACTGTGGAAGGCCTAAATGGCAGGATTGTGCTTCATCTTTCTGCTGTTACTTTGGGAGATTTCGAACGAGAGAAGCAACCGGCTATTCCAAGGTAAGGAGATAATTAACCAACCAATAGGTgtttaatataaaacttttacttttATCCTTCTTTTtctacctcgaggtaccgatacctcatCATTGGATATAGCTAAGTAGAAGATGCACTGTTAGATTCAAtgatcagaaacaatttggtaccatgaggtactgatatctcgagatacataaaaaaaaggatgagagtaaaactGGTGGCCGGATTCATGGCCTGGACAAAGCCGTACCAAAAGCTCATGGCAACAGCATCGCACATGTAATTTACTTTGAGGCCTAGTGCTCTTTCTTATGTACTTCCTCTccgttttattttataatataagatgtttaacttttttttcgaTGTTTGataattcgtcttattaaaaaaattagtacaaatataaaaaataacaagtcgcgcttaaagtttttttatagtaaagtaagccacaagcaaaataaatgatatttctataattttttaataagacgaatagtcaaacgttataggtaaaaaactcaaacatcTTAAAGCTATGAGATGAAGAGAGTAATACAAAAGCAGCGCAAGCTGTCTCgttttaaaaaggaaaaagttgCTCCCTTGCTGTGACATCCTTCAGTTAGTTAGTTACAGGCAGCACAATTATTCTAAGCAAAACTTTCAGAGTTGTTCTACTCAACCAGTGAAAATGCCCACTAGATATCTGATAATTTTAGATCCAGTACAAAGCACTTTTCTAATTTCACAGAAACATTTCCAAACTCTCACGTAATTTAAGTTGCTCACtgtattgtttggtttgtggCCTATCCAAGCCAAGAAATATAGCCGGCCGAAAGTTGTCATCTACTCTCCACAAAACAGTAAGCATCTTTATCTAGGAGAAAAACACAATCTTAGTGTCGGATTGGATATAATGCAGTACCATCTGGACAAATGTATGATCTAATCTACTAAGCCAAATTTATCCACATCCATGGTGGTATATTATTCCTATTTGAGTAGTATTCAATTACGTGTAATccagtaaaatatatttctccgttttacattataaaatttttctgatcttatatagatttatttatatgacaattaatttagacatatatatacaagacaTACATACGTAGATAAATGAATATACGAAAGACATAGAAGACACTTCTTCCGTTGTAAAATATAAGGCGACCAGTTTACTTTCTAGTTctaaaatattctaaaatataagacacatattaattatattgctACATGtattgataaaataataaactaaagCAAATATAGATAGCATGTATGGATTAGTTTAtgctaaataaatatataattagatattttttggtccttgtttttcatatttttggaacggagagagatgtattattttagaacgaagtGAGGACAGTGAAATTGGATGCGTTGGACACCGTGCGGGGGCGGGGACAGGGACTGCGGGCGAAAGCGAGAGACACGGCGGCGCACCACCGTTACCACCGCGCGCACACACGCACCCACCggtagacgacgacggcgacggcgacgactagTAGTGGTGGAGTAGTATTTACGTCGTcggaggccgaggaggagagagacggCCACTAGTACCTCAGCGCAGCAGACCAGACAGGCGGCGCGAGAAAGGAGAAGCCCAAGCAAATAAACTACGCCGCCCACGCTCGCAcgcgcaccgccgccgaggcgaggggccgcgcgccgcccccgccgccgcgcacaaTTCCCcaccccctctcctctcctctcctcgccttctcccctcccctcctttttttctttttggttttgttcttGGATTGGAtttcctcgcctccgccgccgtcttcctcctcttcgaATCGGGGGCGGCCCCCGccctgcgcctgcgcctggATCCGCCCGGGagcgatggcgcggcggctCCGGTTGGgcgcgctcgcgctcgcgctcctCTTCGTGTCAGGTAAAACCGCACCTCGGCCTGGCAAATCGTGTCTGCTTTTTTGGTGCCGCGCGTCGTACGATCGTCCCGTCCCGTCCCGCGGAGTTGTCTCGGCGATGGTGGGGGAGCCATGGGTTTGCGGCTGATTTGGCGTTGTTGCAGCGGCCTTGCTCCCGGCCGTCAGCGCCGACGCTGGCTACGCGCGCTGCGAGGGGGTTGTCAGGGGCTGGGCGGGCTCGGTCGCGGAGAGCGAGGACAAGGATGGGGACAAGTTGAGCCTCAAGGATCTGCTCTTCTTCCTTCACATTCCCAGAACCGGTGGCCGCACCTACTTCCACTGGTACGCAGTCTGGGGCTTCTACAGTTGCAGCTGTTTGGTTCATCGTCATCTAGGATGCATTTCTCTGATGTTTGCTGTTTCGGCAGCTTCCTGAAAAAGCTATATACCAATGCTGAGGAATGCCCGCGATCCTATGATAAGCTGCGGTTCGACCCGAGGTAGGAATGCTTGTTCTCTCCTCTGTCCAATTGTACATAAGCCAAATGTTGGCTAGCGAGATAAGAATAAAAACTAGATTGTCTTTTGTGTAGTTAGTTACTAAATTTCTTGTTTTAGACTGTGCGTACTCTCCTATTCAGATGACATTGCGAAATTGTAAATATCATACGCATTTTCTGTGGCTTAATACTGATTTAGAGTATTAACATTCTTAGTGCTTACCTAGCTGAAAGCAGTACATCTTGATGCCTGTGGTTTCAGATAGTCTACCTTTAGTCCTTTACACTGATTAATGCATCCAATACATTGTCACCTTGAGTAATGTAATTAACAACAACTCAAGGTGAGGTCGGATATGTAATTACTCATTAGTATTTGCTGTACAAGTTGAGTTGCTTCATATTTCTGTTTACATTAGATGATTCTGCAGAGTTACTGTTAGtaatgatatttatatatcttcATGTCAGCCATCCTGATTGTAAGCTGGTTGTTAGTCATGATGACTATAGCTTCATGTCCAAGCTGCCAAGTGAGAGGACTTCTGTAGTGACAATACTAAGGAACCCAGTTGATCGAGTATTCAGCACATACGAGTTCTCAGTTGAAGTCGCAGCCAGATTTCTTGTGCATCCGAACTTAACATCTGCAAAGTTAATGACTACCCGTGTGTTATCAAAATCTCGTGCTGTAAGTACATTGGACATATGGCCTTGGAAATACTTGGTCCCATGGATGAGAGAAGATCTGTTTGCCCGggtatgtttatttatttcagtCATTTTTTTGTAACAGTAGGAAAACAGCCAGGAGAAAATATCAGGCCTGCCTTTCTAGATATAGGAGGTCCAAAATCTACTATTCACCCGGACAAATCAAACAAACGCATTTTGCAATATAGATAAAGCAGTTGTTCCATTCTAACAGTTAATTGAACTGCTGCAGCACTGAGTGAACTTTATACTTGAACATTGAAAGCCATCCAGGATAGTGAAGTTTCCCTAGTCAATTTTATTTAACTTCAAGTGTCTAAGCTATTGCTGCAGTATTTTGAAAATGTTCACTTAAGATAAACCCCTAACTTCGTCACCAGTAGGGTTTTGACTTCCAAGTGGGATTTCTTAAACTCTGTAACACCTGGACATGGGTTTTAGTGTTTTAGTTCTGCTGTTAGTTTGCACCTCAATTGATGTGAATGATCAGGAATGTAGGGTTTAAGCATATTTGGAATCAAGAAACACATAGCTACCATTACTATGATGTTTCCATTGCCTGACGTATGTACCAAGTACTAACCTGTTTTTGCAATAAGATAAAGCATATTGTTCATTTGCAGAGAGATGCTAGGGGGATTGATAATGTGAGAAGTGCCCATAGGGTTAATGCATATGATGTGGAGGATATGGTTATGCCATTACACCAGTACATTAATGATCCTGTTGCGCATGAAATCATTCATAATGGAGCTACCTTTCAGGTATGATGACCTGTTTTATTGCTATCTCATTATTTTTGTGTACCATCATTGCCTATGCCATTAGTTGGTCACTATCTCTGATGCATCTGTATTTCTCAATCTATTGGAAACTTTCTATGTGAAATCTCTGAACCTGAGATATTGGTCTGCCTGCTAAGAAATCGTGCAGTAACACTAGCTGTGGTGGTGCATTGGTAGTTCGCTACTATTTGTCAAGtttctatatgtttttttctgaagGTGAAATATTGTCATGTATAAGCCGATCATTAAGTGCATATCTTCCTGTTATGTCTGACGAATGTTTTCATGCCTTTACAAGTTGCAAAATTAAGTTATAGATGAGAAAGCAGTAGCAAAATGTGAGGaacttagaaaattttaattaaatgcaAAGATTTTCTTGTGTAACCATAGCATGGTGCAACTGTGTAACCATATACGACTTTTTACTATTTGGAACTTGCAAGTAAAAGTTAGAACAAATGGTCATAAATTGTGAATAATATACTTCAACTATTTGGCAGGTGTCCTTAGGATAATGGTCTGTTTGGTTAGAATAACCAGAAGTTGTGCACTTTTTTCCATTTCAATGTACATGCCCCCCCCATATGCCATTATCCATCTTTGTAGCAAG contains the following coding sequences:
- the LOC102702765 gene encoding uncharacterized protein LOC102702765; this translates as MQDGAGGGGGGDIHQLLSVLADGEEQARQLGEAAADGGRGEEYYRGAARQLQRTFARATAMARAIEAAGAGAGASGSRGTTTGTGDRSDSPRSADESSGRTAMDVAPQGRCQDMIKRRKGLPRWTEKFRLPDASLEATPDDGFSWRKYGQKDILGAKFPRGYYRCTYRNAQGCPATKQVQRSDADLAVFDVTYQGAHTCHQRQRQDAAAAPPPAAGGNHQPPPPPPQAAEPSVELLMSFKIDDLKVETDGLQVPPPAATMDLHDGHHRFCFPSVPFHHAGVGQPDAVDVLGGGGGGEGFSSPFVSPAGSAAGSSYFSVEHCYEPRGGGGGQFVMGHGDSSELHEVVSAATAASSSAVVDHASLSAAADFDYPPYVHHGELADPHLPFPPLFGGPASMYGQYRDA